ACTCGGCGGCCGATATCCTCCGCAACGGCTGACCCGCCATGGATCCGCTCGCACTAGCCCTCGTTGAACTGGGGGCCGTCGTCTTCTGCCTCGGTCTCCTGGCTCGACTAGCGGGCCGTATCGGCATGTCTCCCATTCCGCTTTACCTTGTGGGTGGCTTGGCCTTCGGTGCAGGCGGCTTCGTCAAATTGGATGGCATGCATGAGTTTTCGCATCTGTCGGGCGAAATCGGGGTCATCCTGCTGCTGTTGATGCTCGGATTGGAATACACCGCCTCTGAACTCGTCACCGGGCTCAGACGTTCATGGCAGGCCGGTGTCCTGGACTTCGTCCTGAATTTCCTCCCCGGCGCCGGAATAGCGGTTCTTCTGGGGTGGGGTCTTGTGGGCGCCATCGTGATGGGTGGCGTTACTTACATCTCGTCCTCAGGAATCGCCGCGAAGGTCATCACTGACCTCGGCCGGATCGGTAACCGCGAAACTCCCGTAGTGCTTTCCATCCTCGTTTTCGAGGACCTCGCCATGGCCATTTACCTGCCCATTCTGACTGCCATCCTGGCCGGTGTCGGGTTCCTGGGTGGACTGCAGACGGTGGGCATCGCGTTGGCTGTCGTCACGGTAGTCCTGATGATCGCGCTCAAGCATGGGCACCGCGTCTCCCAAGCCGTTCACAGCGAGAACTCCGAAGTGTTTCTGCTGAACGTGCTCGGGCTGGCCCTCCTGGTAGCCGGTATCGCCTCTGCCCTCCAGGTCTCAGCCGCAGTGGGTGCATTCATGTTGGGCATCGCCATCTCCGGCGCCACAGCCCACAATGCGACCCGCATCCTTGAGCCCCTCAGGGACTTGTTTGCCGCGATCTTCTTCGTTGCCTTCGGCCTGAACACGGACCCCACGTCCATCCCACCGGTCCTGGGCTGGGCACTGCTGCTCGCCCTGCTGACAACTGCCACCAAAATGTTCACAGGGTTCTGGGCAGCCAAACGTGCGGGCATCGCAATGCCCGGCCGCTTCCGTGCGGGAGCGGCCCTGATTGCGCGTGGTGAATTCTCGATCGTCATTGCTGGTCTGGCGGTGGCTTCGGGAGCCGTGCCGGACGAAGTCGCCGCCTTGGCTACGGCTTATGTCCTCATCATGGCCATCACAGGTCCGCTGGCCGCTCGCTTCGTGGAGCCTGTGGTCAAGGCACTCCGCAGGAGCCCCCGTACACCGCCGCGGGCGGCCGAGCGCGCCACGGCCTGACGGGTCAGCGCCTGACGGGTCCGCGGGACGGTTAGCGACTGAGGCTCTGGGCCTGACGATTCGCGCCTGAGGCCCAGCCCATTTCCGGCTAGATGGCGGTCCGGTGGAAATTCTGGTGGCTGCGGCTGGCGGTGGGTCCGCGCTGGCCCTGGTACCGGTTACCGTACTCACCCGAACCGTAGGGGTGTTCCGCTGAGGATGTCAGGCGGAAGAAGCACAATTGGCCGATCTTCATGCCCGGCCACAACTTGATAGGCAGCGTCGCCACGTTGGAAAGCTCCAGCGTGACATGCCCTGAGAAGCCGGGATCGATGAAGCCCGCGGTGGAGTGCGTCAACAAACCAAGCCGGCCGAGGGACGACTTACCCTCGAGGCGGGCAGCGATGTCGTCGGGCAGGCTCACTGTCTCGTACGTTGAGCCCAGTACGAATTCACCCGGGTGCAGGATGAAAGGCTCATTGCCTTCCACCTCCACCAGCCGGGTCAGCTCGGGCTGCTCCTCGGCGGGATCGATGTGGGCGTATTTGTGGTTATCGAAGAGTCGGAAAAACCGGTCAATCCGCACGTCCACGGAAGACGGCTGAACCATCGCGGGATCGTACGGTTCAAGGACAATCCGTTGGGAGTCTATTTCGGCACGAATATCGCGGTCAGAGATCAGCACAGCATCAAAAATACCCCATGCCTTGTCCGGGCCATGCATTGTCCGGGCCGCCCCATGGGACTATAGTTCCCGGACATGTAAAGCCGCGCCCGTACTTGGGGGCAACGAGCATTCGCGGGGTAATTGTGGGGAAATTGTCAGCGCCTGCGGCTATCGTGCTGGCTGGCGCGCTGGCCATATTGGTAGCCGCGTCCAGCCAAATCTTGCCAGCGACAGACGCCGTACCGGGCGGCGGCACTACTTCTTCGGGTGTTGTTCCTTCCGGCCTCACGGTCCCTGAAACCAGTACGACGCCGGACGCCGCACCTTTGGGGGCGACCCCCGCGCCCAGCGAAGGAGGCGGCGTCGACTCTTCGCCAGGGCCGGGTTCGGGGACCAGCCCCGGTTCCGAAAACGGTGCGCCGACTAGACCGATCGCGATAGATCCGACTGTTGAGACGCCCCCTCCGGTGCCGAACATCGGGCCCTCATGGGGCCCGGATAATCCTTCGTTGGACGGCACGAATCCAGAGGCCAACGAGCCACCCGCCCCAAGTCCTCCCGCCGCATCTGCACCGTCATCGGCTTCCCCCACCTCCGTTCCAAGGCCAACAGCGCCTGCCACAGGACCTGGCCCGTCGGAGTCACCGACGCCAACAGCGCCACCGACTCAAACGCCGTCGCCAACACCCTCACCAACTCAAACACCGACGCCGTCACAAACGGCACCCGCGCCGTCACCAACGCCTGTCACACCCACGCCCACTCCATCGTCAACGCCGGTCACACCAACACCAGCCCCCACGCCCTTCCCCGGCAAGACCCCGAGCAGCGATACGAATCCGGACAACGGTGCCCTCGCGCTTCTCCCGGACGACAACACCGCGGCCATCCTGACCGTGTTCAACGCGATCAACAGCTACCGCGCTTCTCTGGGCCTGGCCCCGGTGAAGTATCACGCCACGGTGGCGAGCATGGCGCAGGAATGGTCGAACAGCATCGCCAGCCGTGAAGTGATCCAGCACCGGGCGAACTTTTGGACGGATCCGCGGGCGCTCAACCCGAACAACGGCGCTGGTGAGGTCATTGCTGTCCGATGGGATCGTGACGCTGCCCAACTGGTGGAGTGGTGGAAAGGCTCCCCCGGTCACGACGCCCTGCTGCGCGATCCACGCTTCAATGTGATGGGCATTGGAATCACGTACACGGATGGCAATTGGCAAACGACTCCCAACCGCTACACGCTGTGGGGCGTGGTCAATTTCTTCGGCTACACCACGCTGCCTGCCGGAACCACCACGCGGCCCGGCGGGACGGTTACGCCGCCCACGGATCCTGTGGGTGTGTGCGAACCCGGCGGCAAGTACCAGCCGCCTACCGTGAATCTCAGCGCGGCATCCATCGGCAGCGCTGCAGACCTTGTATCCATCAGCTCGGACGGAACGGTGTATTCCTACCCGTCCTTGGGTAACGCCAAGTACGGCACGGCCCGCAAGATCGGAATCGGTTTCACCGGGCTCAAGGAGTTGTTCGTATCGGATTGGGACCGCGACGGCGTCTTTGACCTCATCGCCCAACGTCTGGATGGAGCGCTCCTGGTGTACCCGGGCAGACAGTCGGGCGGCTTCGGTTCACCAGGAATCCTGGGCCAGGGGTGGGAGTCCCTGAACATAGCCGTGGGTAATTGGTGTGCCAACAACCGCCTGCCTCAAATTGTGGCCATGGATGCATCCGGCGGGCTCTGGTTCTACAAGAATTCCGGAATGACGTACATACGAACCCAGGCGGCAATCGGAACAGGCAACAAGGCCGTCCGGCTGAGCATGGTGGACTATAACGCCGATGGTTTCCAGGATCTCCTCACGGTGGAGCCCAACGGATACCTGAGGCTGTACCGGGGCACCGGGCTGGGCACCCCGAAGCAGGAGGCCAGGCCTGTGGTGGGTGCGGCGTGGACCGACTACACCGGTTTGCGTTCACTTCAAGGAGTGAACGGCGCAAACACCACGGGCGTCGCGGGCCTGGGTACCAATGGAGTATTGGAGTATTGGGACCTCACGTCTGGAGGACTGACGACGCCGGTGATCATTGGCAGCGGTTGGAGCGGCTTCAAGCTCGCCCAGTAGGGACTCGCCCCGTAGTCAAACCGCCTGGCCGGACTCGATGACGGTCTTGAGTTGCTCCAACTGGGCAACTTCACTTTCCATGGTTTTCTGGATCATGCCGTTCATGAGTTTTTGCAAGCCCTTGGGGTGGTACTCCAGGGCAAACCTGAGCCGTGTCGTCTTGCCCTCGGTGCTGAGGTAGTAGCCGCCCGTGGGCCGGGCCGGTCCGGCCACCACCGCGAAGCGCACTTCTGCGCCCGGCCGGGCCTCTGTGATTTCGAAGTCGGCCGCGATCGGCCGGCCTCCCGGGCCAGTGAGCGTCTGCTGATAGACCGCGCCCTTCTGGCCGCGCACCCCGGATCGAACCGATATGCTGCGGATGCCGGAACGCCAAAGGGAGTTGTTCATGCCATCCATCAGGAATCCATAGACGGTCATGGCATCCCTGCTGATCACCACTTCGTAAGCTGCAAATGCCACGGAAACCTCTTTCGGCGTACGGTTCGAATGTCGTAGCCCGGTTCCCCATACACTGCAGCTAACACCTTCAGAATAGTCAGCCTCGCTTGCCTGCGACACAAGACAAACGAGCCTTGACCGAATGGTTACCTGGCGGCGTATCTGAGACACAGCTGACACATAGTCCCGGGCCGGGTAGAGTTCGTGCCGCTGGCAAAAACCAAATTGGGGGCGTAATGCGAGTTCTGAAACATCCGTTTGTCCACGGCAATGCACGACGACGGATGGCCGCCTGCGCGGCATTCCTCGCCATGGCGGTGGCTGGCGGAGTCATCACGGCGGCGCCTGCGTCGGCACTTCCAACAACGGCACCCTCGGCAGCGGCATCTACGGTGGCATCCACAGTCGCGAACAAAGTGGCAGTGCCCACCACTGTGAATCCCCTGCCAAGCCTGGACCCCATCGGTAACCCTGCAAGCTTCTCTGTCCTGGTCAATAAATCCAGGCCGCTGAATCCAGTCAGCTACGCCCCGAACGACCTCATCAATGCCCGTGGCTCTGGCCAGTACATGCGGGCCGAAGCCGCCGCCTGGCTCAACGGCCTCTTCCAGGGAGCAGCCGATGCTGGTACCGGCGGCCTGTCGATCGTGAGCGGCTACCGTTCCTATGCTCAGCAGCAGGAAGTGTATGCCTACTACGTCAGCATCTACGGCCAGGCCTACGCGGACACCATCTCGGCACGTCCCGGGTACAGCGAACACCAGACGGGCCTCGCCATGGACATCGGCAATGCTGCTGGTTCCTGTGGCCTAAGTACCTGCTTCGGAGACACGGCGGCTGGCAAATGGGTGGCAGCGAACGCACACAAATACGGCTTCATCGTCCGGTACCCCAACGGCTACACGGGCACCACCGGGTACAGCTATGAGCCGTGGCATCTGCGGTACGTTGGCGTAGCGCTGGCCACTGACATGAACCGTCGCGGATTCCCGACGCTGGAGCACTACTTCGCTGGAAACCCGGCAGCCGCCGCCAGCATCAAGTCCGGCGCCGACCTCGTGGCGGCCGACTCTTCAGGCCGGATGCTGCGTTACCCCGCGACGGCGGCAGGCGGGTATGGGGCGCCAGTCCAGATCGGTTCGGGCTGGACCGGCTTGAAGCAGGGCTTCGTAGTGGACTGGGACATTGATGGCGTGTACGACATCCTTGCGCAGTGGAACAACGGCGTCCTGGGCGTTTATCGTGGCCTCCCCGACGGCGGCTTCGCCGGTCAGGTTGTCGTGGGCAATGGCGGCTGGGATCGCATGACCATCACCGTGGGCAAGTGGACGCACGCGCACCCCCGGCCCGGCGTCGTCGGGTATTTTCCGGACGGTGTGCTGCGCTACTACCCCAACACCTTCGGCGGTGCGCTGAGCGCTCCGCAGGTCATCGGCAAGGGCTGGAACGGCATGGAACTGACCATGGCCGACTGGGAGGGCGACGGCGCCAACGACATCCTGGCGAGGACAGCTTCCGGATCTTTGGTCAACTATCGGGGAGACGGCTGGGCTGGTTTCTTTGGCCCGGCCACCACCGTAGGCACGGGTTGGCAGTACATGCGTACGCTCCTCCCGAGCTTCGGGCTGACCGGTGCGGGCACTCGCAGCATCACTGCTCAAACTGCTGATGGCAACCTCTACAATTACGGCCTCGGCAGGGGTTCCTGGACCACCTACGCCCAGGTTGGATCCGGTTGGAACAGCTTGAAGCTCTTCAAGTAGACATGGCGTGTGCGCCTGTCATGAGGACCGCCGTAACTGCGCTAAGCTAGGACTCGCTCCGGCGAATAGCCGACAGCGACGCGGGCGTAGCTCAATGGTAGAGCGCTAGCTTCCCAAGCTCGATACGCGGGTTCGATTCCCGTCGCCCGCTCCATCATGACCCCTTGCCTCCGGGCAGGGGGTCATCTTCTTGGGAATTACGACGGCGGCACTCACCAGATAAGCCCCCGCACCCGTCGACCCCGGCCGTCCCCGAGCCTAAACTCGTAGATACATCCACCTATCCGGGAGGTCCCCCAATGACTCTCACCGACGATGCTGAAGCGGCTCCCCTCGCCGTCATCCACCGCCTGCTGGAAGCCACGAACAAGCACGATCTGGAAGCCTTGGCCGAATGCTTCGCGCCAGGCTATGTCAATGAGACGCCTGCCCACCCCACCAGGGGCTTCACGGGCAGGGACGCTATCCGCAGCAACTGGGAGCAACTCTTCACGGGAGTGCCGGACATCAAGGTTCGAATGGTGTCCCACAGCGTGTCCGGCAACCAGGCCTGGACCGAGCTGCACATGCAGGGCGCGTGGCGGGATGGCACGCCGCATGAGCTCACGGGCGTCATCATTTTCGGCGTGGAAGAGGGCGTCATCAACAGCGCCCGGTTCTACATGGAGCCTGTGGAGCACTTCGTCCGCGTTGACGACACCGCGGATCGCGTCAGCCACCGTGTGACCCATGGTCGGCCCGCCGTCGAGCCTGTGCAGTGAGTCAGCCCGATACACAGCGGCTCAGGTGCTGGGTGTATCGTCAGGAGTCAGGAGCCATTTCGGCTCCGCTCTAGGGAGCGATCATGGGCGACAAATCACCGCGCCAAGCTGCATCGAAGAAGTCCAGTAAATCCATCAAGGAAAAGCGCGCTGACAAACGGGCTGCCGACTCGCCCGACACTACGGCCGCGAAACCCGCAACCGGCAATAAAAAGTGATTGGGGCGCAAAGTCCGCTAAGCATTGGCGCCCTGGGTTCTTCGCTGAAGCCCAACGAGCAACGGCTACCGATCCACCCGGAACATCTTGAGCGCATCGCTCCGGAACTGCGCCAACGGCTGCACCTTGAATATGGCTATGGCGAACGCTTTGGTGTTTCGGACAGCAAACTCGCCGGACTTGTCGGCGGACTGGGCACACGGCGAGAGCTCATCGCCCAGAACGACGTCATTCTGCTGCCCAAGCCGCAGGCCGAGGATCTCGCTGAACTCCGGGACGGGCAGACCCTCTGGGGTTGGCCGCACTGCGTCCAGGACGAAGCCATCACCCAACTCGCGATCGATAAAAAACTAACGCTGATCGCGTTTGAAGCCATGAACCACTGGGCTGCCGATGGCGGTTTCGGACTTCATGTCTTCCACAAAAACAACGAGCTTGCCGGATACTGCTCGGTGCTGCATGCGTTGGCTTTGACCGGCTCCACGGGTGATTACGGCCGCCGCCTGACCGCAGTGGTCATTGGTTTCGGCGCCACTGCCCGAGGTGCAGTGACAGCCCTGAATGCTCACGGCGTCCATGATGTCCAAGTGCTGACCAACCGCGGAGTCGCCGCGGTCGGATCTCCGATTCATTCGGTGCGGATCGTGCAGTTCGACCACGACAACAATGCACCATTCCTGAGCGAAGTCATCACAGACGGGGGCCGCAAGCCACTGGCCCCGTTCCTTGCTGCCGCGGACATTGTGGTCAACTGCACCTTGCAGGACCCAAACTCGCCGCTGACGTACCTGCGGACCGAGGACCTGGCCGATTTCCGGCCGGACAGCCTGATCGTGGACGTGTCCTGCGATCCCGGCATGGGATTCAGCTGGGCAAGGTCTACAACATTCGATGAGCCCATGTTCCGCGTGGGCGGCCACGTGAACTACTACGCCGTTGACCACAGCCCCTCCTACCTGTGGAATTCGGCCAGCTGGGAGATCAGCGAGGCCTTGTTGCCATTCCTGGAGACTGTGGCCGCCGGTCCGGAGGCGTGGGACGCCAACGAGACGATCTCCCGCGCGATCGAGATTCGCGACGGCGTCATCCGGAACCCGGATGTGCTCGAGTTCCAGGGCCGCTCGGCGGAGTACCCCCACCTGCCGGCTGCGGTCCAAGCGCCCGTAGCCTAAAGGCCCACGAAAAAGGCAGTGCATGCGGCTTCACCGCAGGCACTGCCTTTTTGTTTGCGTGCGCTTATGCCGCTTGCGTCCGTTATGCAGTCTGTGTCCGGTCCACAATCCGGAGCACACGACGCCTGTCCCGCAAGTCCACCTTGATATGGAGGGATGCCTTCCGGGCCAACACGACGGCGACCACGGCCGCCGCCGTTGCCGGCACACCGCCAGCCACCAGGATGGCCAGGTGCGGACCAAGGTGCTCAGCGAGCCAACCCATCACTGGGCCGCCAATTGCCTGGCCGCCGATGAGCACCACTAAGTAAAGGCTCATCACGCGGCCTCGAATGCTCATGTTGGAACTGGTCTGCACCATCTGGTTTGCCGCGGTGAGGAACATGAGGCACCAGAATCCGGCCAGGACCATGGAGACGCTGAACCAGACCATGGAGGGCATCACGGACGAAAGGCAGAGCATCAAGCCGTACAAGCCCGCCGAGAGCACCACTGAACGCAACCGAAGCTGACGACGTCGGGTGGATGTCACAGCGCCCGTCAGTGCACCGAGCGCAACCATGGCGTTCAGCAGGCCGTAGCCTCCGGCCCCGGCGTCGTACACGTGGTCCGCAAAGGCGGCCAGCAGCACCGGGAGGCTCATAGCGAAAACGGCGACGAACCCGGCCATCAACCATGGCCAGTAGATGGTGGGTTTGCTGAGTGCGTACTGGAGGCCTTCGCGCAGCATACCCTTCTTGCGCGGCGTCGGTCGGCTAAGGTGCAGCTGGTCTTTGCGGAGGATCAGGAGCATGGTCACGGTCGAGCAGCATGCCACGGCATTGGCCGCGAATGCCCAACCAGCGCCCACAGCAGTGAGCAGCCATCCCGCGAGTGCCGGACCGATCAGGCCACCGAGCTGGAAAGTTGTTGAGTTGACGCTGATGGCGTTGCGCAGGTACTTGGGACCGACGAGTTCATTGACGAATACCTGCCGCGCGGGCTGGTCCAGGACGGTCACAAAGCCCAGGACCAGGGCTATTGTGTAGACGTGCCAGACTTCTACGCGCTGGCTGAGGGAAAGCGCCGCCAATGTCGCAGCCAGCACGGCTGCCGCGGACTGGCAGATGATGAGGATCTTTCGTTTGGCGAAGCGGTCGGCCATCATGCCGCCCCACGGGCCAAGGAATAACGAAGGCATGAACTGCAGCGCCACGGTAATTCCGACGGCGGTGACGGACCCGGAGAGCTGGAGCACCATCCAGTCCTGGGCGATGCGTTGCATCCAGATCGCAATCACGGCAATGAAGTGGCCGATTGCGAAGATCCTGAAGTTGGGTACCTTCAGGGAGATAAAGGTGTGCCGCCAGGGCAGCTTTTCGCTTACGACGGCGAGTGGCTGGGTGACGGTGTCCGGCGTCTGCGGCGCGGACAGGGAATCGATGACGGGCTGGCTGACATTTGCCGCTGAAGGCGGTGGGGGTGCCAAAGGTAGTCCTCGGATCGAGAGTTTCGGTGGGATGCCTTTAACGCTATGGTTGCCAGCAGCAATTATGGAAGCGTATTACGTCTATAACTAGCATTGCGGATTGCAATGAGCCTCCCGCACTTCCGCAGTAATTCGACCCAGCGCTTGAGGAGTTCCGTGTTTGAACCTGTCCAGCTCCGCTCCTTCCTGGCCGTCGCCGAAACGCTGAGTTTCACCAAGGCGGCCGAACGATTGGGACTAGCCCAGCCAACAGTGAGCCAGCACGTACGCAAGCTCGAAACCGCCGCCAAGCGGGTCCTCGTGGCCCGCGACACCCGGGAAGTCCGGCTGACGGACAATGGCGATGCCATGGCCGGGTTTGCCCGCAGCATCCTTGCAGCCCACGATTCCGCAGCACGATACTTTTCCGGTTCTGCAATGCGGGGCCGCCTCCGGTTTGGCACTGCCGACGACCTCGCCATCACGGGCCTTCCCCGTATCCTGCGCGAATTCCGCCAACTGTATCCGCAGATCAACCTCGAATTGACCGTCAGTCAGAGTGACCAACTCTACAAGCGCCTCAACGCTGGCCAGCTGGACCTCGTGTTCGTGAAGTGGGTGGCAGGCGCCAAGGAAGGCACGGTTGTTCGGCATGACAACTTCGCGTGGGTCGGCGTTGAGCAAACAGTTCTGGAACCCGGGGCGCCCGTGCCGCTGATTGCCTATCCCGCGCCAAGCCTGAGCCGGAAGTTGGCCATCGACGCTTTGGAAGCGGCGGGCCGCACATGGCGCATCACGTGCAGCACCAAGCAGATCAGCGGTGTGCTGGCCGCAGTCCGGGCGGGTATTGGCGTTGCCGTGATGCCCGCATCCCTGGTCCCCGAGGACCTCAAAGTCATCACCCAGCGTTTCGACCTCCCGCCCGTGGGAGACGTCGACTTCACCTTGATCCGGAATCCCTTGGCCAACGCTGAAGTCATCGATGCACTTACCCAGGCGATCATGGGGAGGGCGCTGAGTAAGTCGAACTAACGGCTGAGTCGGCCCACCTCGTGGCGGCGACGTTGCACGGCCCACCATCGTGCGATGCGGAGGTCGTCCAGCGTGAAACGTCCATCGGGCAGCGCGGCCTGGATCCGATCGGCGTCGAACCTCAAAACTGGGCGAATTTCCTCCGGGAGCTCGGACGCGAACGGCGCGGGCTCGCTGACACCTTCCGCCAGCATTTGCGCTTGTGCTTTCGCCACGAGTGGGACCACCATTGTCCACTCGGTCAGCTGGGCAAGCATACGGATGGCCCACACCGGGACGGGTACGTAGACAAGGCGCCTACCCGCCACTCGCGCAATGCGACGAACAGCCGCGCCAAGTTCCAGCTCCTCGGCTCCAACAACGGCGACCGTCGGGCTTGGAATGCGCCCCTCAAGGGCAGCAAGCAATACGTTGACGGCTTCCTCGACCGGTATAGGTCGGACTGTCCGCTCGCGAAAACCTACGGTCGCGAATACTGGAAAGGTGCGCACGGCGCGAGTTACATGGTCCACCATATGATCACCAGGGCCGTAGATCATGCCCGCCTTAAGGATGGTGTGGTCGATCCCGGACCGCCGGACGAGTTCCTCAGCAGCCCACTTCGTCTCGTGGTAGGGCGATCCGCAGTCAGGCCTTGCCCTGAGAAAGCTCAGCATAACGATCCGCTTCACGCCCGCTCGTCGGGCAGCCTCAATGACAGCCTGGGTACCGTCCACATGGACACGCCGGAAAGTCTGGTCTCCGATCTCACGGTTTATCCCCGCGCAGTGCACCACCACGTCACACCCGGCGAATGCCACCGTCAGAGCGTCCGCATCATCGATCTGCACGCCAGTCCGACGAGAGATCACCACCACGTCCTCGCTGCCAAGACGCGCTGCCAAGTGACGGCCAACAAAACCGGTACCACCAGTAATAGCCACACGCATAACCTTGCTCCTTCGCTTATTAGCAATGAAGCTAAACTGTATATAGCAATCGTGCTATATTGCAAACATGGCAGATACAGCATCCGATATCTTCGCTGCGCTCGCGCATCCTACGAGGCGGCAGATCCTGCAGGACCTCAAGGACGGCGAGATGGCCGCGGGCGAGATCGCTGCGAGATTCAGCGCTACGGGTCCGACCATTTCCCGACACCTGAGCGTTCTCCGCCAAGCAGGCCTGATCTCAGAGCGGCGCGATGCCAATCGCATCCTGTACTCACTCGTCGGTGAGCGGCTCGCCCTCTCAGTCGGCGACTTCCTCTCGACAGTCTGCCCAGAGCAGATCGTGTTGCGTGAGGTCCGGAAGCGCAGCACAAGCCGTGGAGCAGAGGCGTAGCGTCCAGCCATCGGTCTCATCTATTCGGGTAAGCGCATTCCAGCTATCCTGAACCAATGATCGACCTCACTACGTTGGCGGACCTCACGCCCGGCATTTGTTCCGTCACACTGCGGGAGTCGGGGATTGACGACGTCGTCCGTATTTCTTCGGACGCAGGCCTGGCTGGCATCGAGTGGGGTACGGATATCCACGTCAGTGACGCTGCATCCGCTGCCCATGCCAAGGAAGCAACGGAAGCTGCTGGCCTCACGGTCCTTTCGCTTGGCTCCTACTACCGCGCCGGCGACTTCGGCGATTTCGGCCCGACATTGGAGCTGGCGGCGACCTTAGGCGCACCTCGAATACGCATCTGGGCTGGGGAGCTTGGTTCGGCAGACGCTCAAGACAGTCAGTGGGACGCTGTCGTGAAGGACACGCAGCGGGTGGCAGACCTGGCCGCCGAGCGAGGAATCGCCATCGCCTTCGAGTATCACGGGAACACCCTCACCGATTCCCCCGAAACGACACTTGAACTCCTGCAGCGGGTAAGCCATCCCAACGTCGGC
This genomic stretch from Micrococcaceae bacterium Sec5.1 harbors:
- a CDS encoding LysR substrate-binding domain-containing protein, giving the protein MFEPVQLRSFLAVAETLSFTKAAERLGLAQPTVSQHVRKLETAAKRVLVARDTREVRLTDNGDAMAGFARSILAAHDSAARYFSGSAMRGRLRFGTADDLAITGLPRILREFRQLYPQINLELTVSQSDQLYKRLNAGQLDLVFVKWVAGAKEGTVVRHDNFAWVGVEQTVLEPGAPVPLIAYPAPSLSRKLAIDALEAAGRTWRITCSTKQISGVLAAVRAGIGVAVMPASLVPEDLKVITQRFDLPPVGDVDFTLIRNPLANAEVIDALTQAIMGRALSKSN
- a CDS encoding NAD-dependent epimerase/dehydratase family protein; this translates as MRVAITGGTGFVGRHLAARLGSEDVVVISRRTGVQIDDADALTVAFAGCDVVVHCAGINREIGDQTFRRVHVDGTQAVIEAARRAGVKRIVMLSFLRARPDCGSPYHETKWAAEELVRRSGIDHTILKAGMIYGPGDHMVDHVTRAVRTFPVFATVGFRERTVRPIPVEEAVNVLLAALEGRIPSPTVAVVGAEELELGAAVRRIARVAGRRLVYVPVPVWAIRMLAQLTEWTMVVPLVAKAQAQMLAEGVSEPAPFASELPEEIRPVLRFDADRIQAALPDGRFTLDDLRIARWWAVQRRRHEVGRLSR
- a CDS encoding metalloregulator ArsR/SmtB family transcription factor; this translates as MADTASDIFAALAHPTRRQILQDLKDGEMAAGEIAARFSATGPTISRHLSVLRQAGLISERRDANRILYSLVGERLALSVGDFLSTVCPEQIVLREVRKRSTSRGAEA
- a CDS encoding TIM barrel protein; translation: MIDLTTLADLTPGICSVTLRESGIDDVVRISSDAGLAGIEWGTDIHVSDAASAAHAKEATEAAGLTVLSLGSYYRAGDFGDFGPTLELAATLGAPRIRIWAGELGSADAQDSQWDAVVKDTQRVADLAAERGIAIAFEYHGNTLTDSPETTLELLQRVSHPNVGTYWQPAVGLSDQQALDSLHRVLPHVVGVHCFSWGPKAERFPLRNRKLLWQTVSDALRGNGKDMDIMLEFVEDDLPDNVLNDAAFLHTITLGED